AAGGTACCGATTCATCCGCCTGAGCCAAAGAGGAGCCGGCGGATGACTGGCTCAGCTTCACCCCGTTGACCACAGGACCAGGCATTGCGACCCTCGAAAACGCCTAGATCGTAAAGCTGCTCGCCTTGGAGAGTGGGCGATGCCGCTGAGCTGGAAGGCCTGGAAGCGACCGCGGGCCTGCATTCTGTGAAATCTTGAACGGAACTGGGCCTTCGACTCCGTAGGCTGAATGGCTGTTTCAACGTGCCCATGGCTCTCGAGCAACTGCGCATCGCCTCCCGCCGCAGCCAGCTGGCCATGGTGCAGACCAACTGGGTGAAAGCCGAACTAGAGAAAGCACACCCAGGCCTGGCGATCTCGGTGGAGGCCATGGCCACTCAGGGCGACAAAATCCTGGATGTGGCCCTGGCGAAAATCGGCGACAAGGGCCTGTTCACCAAGGAACTGGAGGCCCAGATGCTGGTGGGTCGAGCGGAGATCGCCGTGCATTCGCTCAAGGATCTACCCACCAACCTGCCCGATGGTCTGATGCTCGGTTGCATCACAGAGCGGGAAGATCCCGCGGATGCCCTGGTTGTGAACAGCAAGAACGCTGATTACACCCTGGAAACACTGCCGGAGGGATCCGTCGTCGGCACCAGCTCATTGCGCAGATTGGCTCAGCTGCGGTACCACTTCCCCCATCTTCAGTTCAAGGACGTTCGCGGCAACGTCATTACCCGACTCGAGAAACTGGATGCTGGTGGCTACGACTGCCTGATCCTCGCGGCGGCAGGCCTGAGTCGACTCGGATTCGGAGATCGGATCCACCAAATCATTCCTGGCCACATCTCACTCCATGCCGTGGGACAGGGAGCACTGGGCATTGAATGTGTCACAGACAACAAAGATGTTCTCAACATCATTCAAGTGCTTGAGCATGGCCCCACCAGCGGACGATGCCTGGCGGAGCGGGCTTTCCTCCGGGAACTTGAAGGCGGCTGCCAGGTGCCGATCGGAGTGAACAGCCGCATTGATGGCCATGAACTGGTGCTCACCGGGATGGTGGCCAGCTTGGATGGCAAGCGAATGATCCGTGATGAACGCCGTGGCCCCCTCGGCAATCCTGAGGATGTGGGCCTGAAGCTCGCAGCAGACCTGAAATCTCAAGGTGCAGGCGAGATCCTGAAGGAAATCTTTGCCTCGGTTCGCCCCGAAGCCTGACAAAAATCAGCGGGTGATCATCACTGGCGTGCCCACGTCCACCAGCTCGTAAAGCTTCTGGACGTGGGCATTGAGCATGCGGACGCAGCCATTAGACACCGCCGCGCGGATTTTCACCCAATGAGGCCAGGGGGTTCCATGAATTCCGAATTGGTTGGGTCCCTGCTGTAGGAAGCCGATCCAGCGATGCCCAAGTGGG
This genomic window from Synechococcus sp. MIT S9220 contains:
- the hemC gene encoding hydroxymethylbilane synthase — encoded protein: MALEQLRIASRRSQLAMVQTNWVKAELEKAHPGLAISVEAMATQGDKILDVALAKIGDKGLFTKELEAQMLVGRAEIAVHSLKDLPTNLPDGLMLGCITEREDPADALVVNSKNADYTLETLPEGSVVGTSSLRRLAQLRYHFPHLQFKDVRGNVITRLEKLDAGGYDCLILAAAGLSRLGFGDRIHQIIPGHISLHAVGQGALGIECVTDNKDVLNIIQVLEHGPTSGRCLAERAFLRELEGGCQVPIGVNSRIDGHELVLTGMVASLDGKRMIRDERRGPLGNPEDVGLKLAADLKSQGAGEILKEIFASVRPEA